TGCCCATTTTCCTACCCTTCGTTTGGCGCAGTTAGCGGCTATTTTACAAAAAAATGAAGGGCTTTTTTCAAAAATAATAGCCGCCCCCGACCTAAAAAGCCTTAAATCTCTACTAAAAAGTAAACCTTCGGTGTATTGGGATACGCATTATATGATAAGAAAAAGCATCAAAGCCTCCACCCACCAAATAGGCGAACAGTTTTTGAATACTTTGCTCATCAATACCGTTGTTCCGGCGATTTTTGTATATGGACGCATACAGGCACAAGACCATTTAGAGGATAAAGCCCTGAATTATCTGACAGCTTTGCCCGCCGAAAAAAACAGTATTATCAGCGATTGGGCAGCTTTGGGCTGGAAAGCCGCCGATGCTCATCAAAGTCAGGCACTGTTGCAATTGCGCAAGCACTATTGCGATACCAAACGTTGTTTGGAGTGTATCATCGGCGCGCAATTATTAAAGGGGTAAAGTATTCTTTGCGAAGATGAACAAAAATCAGTTTTAGTACAGTTTAAATTACAGACTCAAATTTTATACCCCTTAAAATTATTTACCACCTACACCTTCTCTCGCCAAAGTTGTACGGCAGTACCCAAAATCAGGAGCAACAAAAACACCGACCCCACCGTGGCATACATCGTGCCTTTGGCTACATTTTCCGGCTCAAACTTTAACTCAATGCGATGCTCGCCTGCGGGTACGCGCAAAGCACGCAGCACATAATTGGCACGAATCAGCGGCGTTTCTTTATCATCTATATATGCTTTCCAGCCTTTATCATACCACATCTCCGAAAACAACACCAATTGTTCGCTGTTGGCTTTGAATTGATAAGTGAGTCGGTCGGGGTGATATTGTGTGAGGGCAACGCTGCCGGTGCTGTCTTTTTGTAAATTTAAACCTGCCAGTTGCGCTTCAAATTCTTTGTGAATAAAGGCTTTTTCCTGCGGATTAAAGTCTTTCAAACGGCTGATTTCTGTATCGGCATCGGGCACTATTTCGTAGCTGCCTACCAACCACGCATTGCCTGCTGCCGCCGGATTAGGCACTATTTTTCCGTCTTGTGTGATGATATACTTCGTATTGAGCATATTCAGCACCGACTGATTATTTTGTGAAATATGTTCTTCTATAATATCCTGATAGCGGCGCAACTTGGCGGCGTGATAACCCCCGATAAGTTTGTGAAAATTAGCACCACGCGAATCATTAAAAGGACTGCTTGTGAGGTCGAGTACACGGTACGATAAGGCTTTGTCTTTCATAATTTGTTCATCGGCGGCAGTGGGGCGCACTTCCGATTTTTTGGCACTTTTGAAATCATCGGCATTTTGGTAGCGTTTGCTCACCTGCCACATATCGCCCAGCATCAACACAACTACTGCAGCTATTACATAATCGCTGCGCATTTTTCCTTTTAAATACAACCACAAAGCACCCGCCGACAAAGCTATCAGCACTGCCGAGCGCAAGGCATCGTTGCGCAACATAGCGGCGCGGTCTTCTTCAAGAGCTTGTAATAACCAAGCGTATTGTTTAAAATTGGCATCGGTAGCCCCCGAAAAATCAAAAACAGCACCGCCTAATAAAGCCAGCAACAAACAAAAGGCAGCCATTGCACCGCCGACATAGAGCGTTTTTTTCGCTAATTGTTTATGGTCATCGGCGGTATAAAAAAGTTCGCGCAAAGCCAAAGCCGCCAAAGCTACTGCACACAAATGCGCCATAGACAAGGAGGAAGTAAAAGCGCGGAATTTGTTGAAAGTAGGAAAATGGTCAAATAAGAAATAATTAAAAGCGGCAAAATTTTTACCCCACGCTATCATCACAAATAAGAGCATACCCGCCAGCAACCACCATTTGCTGTAATGGCGAGAAACGATAACACCCAAAACTGCCAAAAACAACACAATTGCTCCGAAGTAAAAAGGACCTGACACACCGGGTTGTTCGCCCCAATAAGTAGGGGCTTGCTTTACAAATGACCGTGCCTGCTGCGGATTTTGTTGTTTGATGGCTTTGTAAGTAGCCGAATTTTCGCCTATATTTTCGGTAGAAGAACCGCCATAAGCATTGGGAATGAGTAAATTGATACTTTCGCCTACGCCATAGCTCCAGTGATAGGCATATTCTTTATCCAAACCACTTGTTCCTGCTTCCTGCCCTACCTCTGCTTTGCTCAGAATAGCTTTGCCGCGAATGGTAGCTTCGGCATATTCGTAGTTGGTGAGCAAAGAGCCAATATTGGGAGCTAAACCGATAACAACAGCAAGAAAAGCCACCGCCGTAGCGCGCAAAAATTCTAAAAACCGCCCCAAGCGAGCTGCCTGTATCAACTCCGACACCCCGAAAACAAGCGTAAGCAGCAGCAAATACAAGGTAATTTGATAGTGATTGGCGATAATTTCGCAGCAAAACGACACTGCTGTCAGCAATGCGCCCCAAGCGTATTTTCCTCTATAAATGAGTATCAGCCCCGCCATAAATGCCGGAACAAAGCCCAAAGCAATAATTTTATTGATATGTCCGGCATCTATCAAAATAGCATTGATGGTAGATAAACCAAACACTGCCGCCCCTGCCAAACTCCACCAACGCCGCGCTCCCAACACCGACAACAAAATGTACATACTCAGCATACACAGCAGCACCGTACCCAAAGGATTACTCACACCGGCGTAGTAGCCCGTAAAAATGCGGTAAAGCGGTACAAACCAGTTGCCGAAATGATGCCCCCAGGTTTGATAGGTGGGCATTCCCGAAAACATACCATTGCTCCACAAAGGGGCTTTTCCATCTTTTTCATAAAATGCTTTTGTTTCTGCCTGCCAGCCCAACGCCGACACCGTATCGTGCTGTTCGAGAACTTTGCCGCCCAGCATCGGATAAAAATAAACAGCGCACAACAACAATAAAATGCCTACTGCCACTAAATGCGGTAAAAGGTTTTTTATAGAAAAACGCATGGTATAATCAAAAAAATAAAGAAAAATTAAAATAATAGCATCAAAAGTAAGGTTTTTTTTAAAAAAGTCATTAAAAATAGCAATGTCAGATAGAAGTTAAATTGTATAAATATATAATTATCAATAGGTTGTGAGATTATAAATGATTTTTTATAAAAAATAAATCAAGATAAGCGTAATTTTGCGGGTTATTTTTCTTTTCTTTTCTAAAAAGCCCCCTGGTAAAAGTGAATTTACATTTCAGAAAAAATATCAGTATTTGCTTACTGCTGCTACCCCTGCTGCTACCCCAATGGTGTCGTAGCGAAGGAAATGGTATTTATCATATTTTAAATGAAGAAAAAGATGCTTTACGCTGTCGTTTGGATTTGATAGCTCACGCCGAAAAAGAAATTTTATTGTCGTATTATATCTTTGAACCCGACTATGTAGGTTTGGTAGTGATGGAGGCACTGTTAGAAGCAGCAGCACGCGGGGTTAAAGTTAAAATGCTGATAGACGGAAATAAACGTTTTACACAGGAAATGGCGCAGTTTTTATACGAACACCAAATAGAAGTGTGTATTTACAATCGCGGGAAACTGCCTTATATTTCTACTTTTACCAACCGTCTGCACGATAAAATATTTCTTACCGACCAAACACATCTGATAACCGGAGGCAGAAATATCAAAAATGCTTATTATTCC
The window above is part of the Sphingobacteriales bacterium genome. Proteins encoded here:
- a CDS encoding YfhO family protein — encoded protein: MAVGILLLLCAVYFYPMLGGKVLEQHDTVSALGWQAETKAFYEKDGKAPLWSNGMFSGMPTYQTWGHHFGNWFVPLYRIFTGYYAGVSNPLGTVLLCMLSMYILLSVLGARRWWSLAGAAVFGLSTINAILIDAGHINKIIALGFVPAFMAGLILIYRGKYAWGALLTAVSFCCEIIANHYQITLYLLLLTLVFGVSELIQAARLGRFLEFLRATAVAFLAVVIGLAPNIGSLLTNYEYAEATIRGKAILSKAEVGQEAGTSGLDKEYAYHWSYGVGESINLLIPNAYGGSSTENIGENSATYKAIKQQNPQQARSFVKQAPTYWGEQPGVSGPFYFGAIVLFLAVLGVIVSRHYSKWWLLAGMLLFVMIAWGKNFAAFNYFLFDHFPTFNKFRAFTSSLSMAHLCAVALAALALRELFYTADDHKQLAKKTLYVGGAMAAFCLLLALLGGAVFDFSGATDANFKQYAWLLQALEEDRAAMLRNDALRSAVLIALSAGALWLYLKGKMRSDYVIAAVVVLMLGDMWQVSKRYQNADDFKSAKKSEVRPTAADEQIMKDKALSYRVLDLTSSPFNDSRGANFHKLIGGYHAAKLRRYQDIIEEHISQNNQSVLNMLNTKYIITQDGKIVPNPAAAGNAWLVGSYEIVPDADTEISRLKDFNPQEKAFIHKEFEAQLAGLNLQKDSTGSVALTQYHPDRLTYQFKANSEQLVLFSEMWYDKGWKAYIDDKETPLIRANYVLRALRVPAGEHRIELKFEPENVAKGTMYATVGSVFLLLLILGTAVQLWREKV